The Raphanus sativus cultivar WK10039 chromosome 2, ASM80110v3, whole genome shotgun sequence genome includes a region encoding these proteins:
- the LOC108817833 gene encoding 26S proteasome regulatory subunit 8 homolog A, which produces MAAVGVESMRPETAVEETCNIKIGAAKQGEGLKQYYLQHIHELQRQLRQKTNNLNRLEAQRNELNSRVRMLREELQLLQEPGSYVGEVVKVMGKNKVLVKVHPEGKYVVDIDKSIDITKITPSTRVALRNDSYVLHLVLPSKVDPLVNLMKVEKVPDSTYDMIGGLDQQIKEIKEVIELPIKHPELFESLGIAQPKGVLLYGPPGTGKTLLARAVAHHTDCTFIRVSGSELVQKYIGEGSRMVRELFVMAREHAPSIIFMDEIDSIGSARMESGSGNGDSEVQRTMLELLNQLDGFEASNKIKVLMATNRIDILDQALLRPGRIDRKIEFPNPNEDSRFDILKIHSRKMNLMRGIDLKKIAEKMNGASGAELKAVCTEAGMFALRERRVHVTQEDFEMAVGKVMKKDTEKNMSLRKLWK; this is translated from the exons ATGGCTGCCGTAGGAGTGGAGTCGATGCGTCCGGAGACTGCGGTGGAGGAAACCTGCAACATCAAGATAGGGGCGGCGAAACAAGGGGAGGGGCTCAAGCAGTACTATCTCCAGCACATCCACGAGCTCCAGCGCCAGCTCCGCCAGAAAACTAACAACCTCAATCGCCTTGAAGCTCAGAGGAACGAACTCAATTCTCGAG TACGAATGCTCAGAGAAGAGTTGCAGCTACTTCAGGAACCTGGTTCCTATGTCGGTGAAGTGGTCAAAGTGATGGGAAAAAACAAGGTCTTGGTTAAG GTTCATCCAGAGGGGAAGTATGTTGTTGATATTGACAAAAGCATAGACATTACGAAAATCACTCCATCAACAAGAGTTGCTCTTCGTAACGATAGCTATGTTCTCCACCTCGTCCTCCCGAGTAAAGTTGATCCGCTAGTCAACCTTATGAAGGTTGAGAAGGTTCCCGATTCTACATATGACATGATTGGTGGTCTTGACCAGCAAATTAAGGAAATAAAGGAG GTCATTGAGCTGCCAATCAAGCATCCTGAACTGTTCGAGTCTCTTGGAATTGCGCAGCCAAAG GGTGTATTGTTATATGGTCCACCTGGAACTGGAAAGACACTTTTGGCTCGAGCTGTGGCACATCATACTGACTGTACGTTCATCAGAGTTTCTGGTTCCGAGCTGGTCCAGAAGTACATTGGAGAAGGTTCTCGAATGGTCCGAGAACTTTTCGTGATGGCAAG GGAGCATGCACCATCAATCATCTTCATGGATGAGATCGATAGTATCGGGTCTGCTCGTATGGAATCTGGAAGTGGAAACGGTGACAGTGAGGTGCAACGGACTATGCTTGAGCTTCTCAATCAACTTGACGGATTCGAAGCGTCAAACAAAATCAAG GTTTTGATGGCGACAAATCGTATTGATATTCTGGATCAAGCTCTTCTCAGGCCAGGAAGGATTGATAGGAAAATCGAATTCCCCAATCCTAATGAAGAT TCACGTTTTGATATCTTGAAGATTCACTCGAGGAAGATGAATTTGATGCGTGGAATTGATCTGAAAAAGATTGCAGAGAAGATGAATGGTGCCTCGGGTGCTGAGCTGAAG GCGGTGTGCACGGAGGCGGGCATGTTTGCGCTGCGGGAGAGGAGAGTACACGTGACACAGGAAGACTTTGAGATGGCAGTGGGGAAGGTTATGAAGAAAGACACAGAGAAGAACATGTCTTTGCGTAAGCTCTGGAAGTAG
- the LOC108843199 gene encoding GTP-binding nuclear protein Ran-2 produces the protein MALPNQQTVDYPSFKLVIVGDGGTGKTTFVKRHLTGEFEKKYEPTIGVEVHPLDFFTNCGKIRFYCWDTAGQEKFGGLRDGYYIHGQCAVIMFDVTARLTYKNVPTWHRDLCRVCENIPIVLCGNKVDVKNRQVKAKQVTFHRKKNLQYYEISAKSNYNFEKPFLYLARKLAGDPNLHFVESPALAPPEVHIDVAEQQKNEADLIAAAAQPLPDDDDDAFE, from the exons ATG GCTCTACCAAACCAGCAAACCGTCGATTACCCTAGCTTCAAGCTCGTCATTGTTGGTGACGGAGGCACAG GGAAAACCACTTTTGTCAAGAGACATCTTACTGGGGAGTTTGAGAAGAAGTACGAAC CTACCATTGGTGTGGAGGTTCATCCTTTGGATTTCTTCACAAACTGTGGCAAGATCCGTTTCTACTGCTGGGATACTGCTGGTCAAGAGAAGTTCGGTGGCCTTAGGGATGGTTACTA CATCCATGGTCAATGTGCAGTAATTATGTTTGACGTCACAGCGCGGCTCACATACAAGAACGTTCCGACATGGCACCGTGATCTATGCAGGGTGTGTGAGAACATCCCTATTGTTCTCTGCGGGAACAAAGTTGATGTCAAGAACAGGCAAGTCAAGGCCAAGCAGGTGACGTTCCACAGGAAGAAGAATCTGCAGTACTATGAGATATCTGCCAAGAGTAACTACAACTTCGAGAAGCCCTTCTTGTACCTCGCTAGGAAACTTGCTGGCGACCCTAACCTTCACTTTGTCGAGTCACCAGCTCTTGCTCCCCCTGAGGTTCACATCGACGTTGCCGAGCAGCAGAAGAACGAGGCTGATCTCATTGCCGCCGCTGCTCAGCCTCTCcccgatgatgatgatgacgctTTTGAGTAA
- the LOC108843198 gene encoding uncharacterized protein LOC108843198, with protein MRFKKGTKVEVLTKSSLPSGAWRSAEIMSGNGHYYTVMYDNSNGTERVPRKSMRPEPPPHLQVLHSWAPGDVLEVFQSCSWKMAIVSKVLENDCVLVRLLGSSVKVKAAKSDIRVRQSWQNNEWIMVGQGTSRSSTQTSTGKLRRKVDLNSKDKLNASDVLSRKGPNKRTYSLVTPHNQTAQVGEEDRESVASSVGSCGTDMDGLYTTVSFTPIETGDSSDTESSSCRYRSKSGFPGKGSEAADVHKLELDEYRHSIERLHASGPIITWEQETWITNLRLRLNISNEEHLLQIRNLISDDNSTTYR; from the exons ATGAGATTTAAGAAAGGAACTAAAGTGGAAGTGTTGACCAAATCATCACTTCCATCTGGTGCTTGGAGATCTGCTGAGATAATGTCCGGTAATGGGCATTATTACACTGTCATGTATGATAATTCTAACGGTACAGAGAGGGTACCGAGGAAGAGTATGAGACCTGAGCCTCCTCCTCATCTGCAAGTTCTACATTCTTGGGCTCCTGGTGACGTTCTTGAGGTTTTTCAAAGCTGTTCCTGGAAGATGGCTATCGTTTCCAAGGTTTTGGAGAATGATTGTGTCTTGGTTAGATTACTTGGTTCCTCAGTCAAGGTCAAGGCAGCCAAATCTGACATCAGGGTTAGACAGTCTTGGCAAAACAACGAATGGATCATGGTCGGGCAG GGTACATCAAGATCAAGCACACAAACATCAACAGGAAAGTTAAGGAGAAAGGTGGATTTGAACAGCAAAGACAAGCTCAATGCATCTGATGTACTTTCGAGAAAAGGTCCAAACAAACGGACCTATTCTTTGGTTACACCACACAATCAAACTGCACAAGTCggagaagaagatagagagagTGTTGCttcttctgttggtagttgtggCACGGACATGGATGGTTTATATACTACTGTATCTTTCACTCCCATAGAAACCGGTGACTCCAGTGACACAGAGTCATCATCTTGTCGCTACAGAAGCAAGTCTGGCTTTCCAGGGAAAGGCTCAGAAGCTGCTGATGTTCATAAGCTAGAGTTGGATGAATACCGACACAGTATTGAGAGATTGCACGCATCTGGGCCTATTATAACGTGGGAACAAGAAACGTGGATCACAAACCTCCGGCTGAGACTGAACATCTCCAATGAGGAACATCTGCTGcagataagaaaccttatctcTGATGATAACAGTACAACATACAGATAG
- the LOC108839698 gene encoding tRNA dimethylallyltransferase 9: protein MVIISSGVVLTRTFSSRLQPPRLLFRRRFCGGANTACSVSPNGKRNSEKEKVIVISGPTGAGKSRLALELAKRLNGEIISADSVQVYKGLDVGSAKPSARDRKEVPHHLIDILHPSQDYSVGQFFEDGREATKDILSRGRVPIVTGGTGLYLRWFIYGKPDVPKPSPEIVSEVHDMLIDFQTEYNWDGAVEFVVNAGDQKASSLARNDWYRLRRSLEILKTTGSPPSSFRVPYDSFRDNLNSPDANNDFDENGSSADISIQNIKTDLDYDFLCFFLSSPRVDLYRSIDFRCEDMLSGAEGVLSEARWLLDLGLLPNTSSATRAIGYRQAMEYLSKCRQQGGVSSPGEFYWFLNKFQQASRNFAKRQMTWFRCEPMYHWLNASRPLDAILEFIYDAYENKSETLVVPDTLRMNKDLRNSREANALKGYRPRNRHFVGREDCSSVLEWISSEGCKSEVSV from the exons ATGGTGATTATTAGCAGTGGCGTAGTTTTAACCCGTACTTTTTCCTCGAGATTGCAGCCACCGCGTCTGTTATTTCGCCGGAGATTCTGCGGAGGAGCCAATACGGCTTGCTCTGTCTCTCCGAACGGGAAGAGAAACTCCGAGAAGGAGAAAGTGATTGTGATTTCAGGTCCCACCGGCGCCGGGAAAAGCAGACTAGCACTTGAGCTAGCTAAGCGTCTCAACGGCGAAATCATCAGTGCTGACTCCGTTCAG GTGTACAAAGGCCTTGATGTTGGATCAGCCAAGCCATCAGCAAGGGATAGAAAG GAGGTGCCCCATCATCTTATCGACATTTTGCATCCATCTCAAG actACTCTGTGGGGCAATTCTTCGAAGATGGAAGGGAAGCTACTAAAGATATTCTTAGTAGAGGGCGTGTTCCCATCGTTACAGGTGGCACCGGATTGTACCTGCGATG GTTTATCTATGGGAAGCCAGATGTGCCTAAACCTTCTCCAGAGATCGTCTCCGAGGTCCATGATATGCTCATTGATTTTCAAACCGAATATAACTGGGATGGAGCTGTTGAGTTTGTGGTCAATGCTGGTGATCAAAAGGCCTCTTCTTTAGCTCGTAACGATTGGTACAGACTCCGGCGCAGCCTTGAGATACTCAAG ACAACTGGATCTCCTCCGTCTTCCTTTCGTGTTCCATACGATTCTTTTCGAGATAATTTGAATTCTCCTGATGCCAACAACGACTTTGATGAGAATGGTTCATCTGCTGATATCTCTATCCAAAACATAAAGACAGATTTGGACTAtgacttcctctgttttttcctGTCAAGCCCACGCGTTGATCTCTATAGATCTATTGATTTTAGATGTGAAGACATGCTTTCAG GTGCGGAAGGAGTGTTGTCAGAAGCTAGATGGCTTCTTGATCTTGGTCTTCTTCCAAACACCAGTTCTGCAACTCGTGCCATTGGTTACAGACAg GCCATGGAATATCTATCAAAATGTCGTCAACAAGGGGGTGTAAGTTCCCCTGGAGAATTCTATTGGTTTTTGAACAAATTTCAGCAAGCATCCAG AAACTTTGCAAAAAGGCAAATGACATGGTTCCGGTGTGAGCCTATGTACCACTGGCTCAATGCTTCTAGACCTCtg GATGCTATACTTGAATTCATTTATGATGCATATGAGAACAAATCGGAGACGCTGGTGGTGCCAGATACTCTCAGGATGAACAAAGACTTGAGAAATTCTCGAGAGGCTAATGCACTCAAGGGGTACCGCCCCAGAAACAG GCATTTCGTAGGACGGGAGGATTGTTCATCGGTGTTAGAGTGGATCAGTAGTGAAGGGTGTAAGAGTGAAGTTTCTGTGTAA
- the LOC108841491 gene encoding uncharacterized protein LOC108841491, whose amino-acid sequence MQRLQISSRPSEEFLINLLPDSSSHDDLVVYDVAKKDLMLHNNSYRSANGERAIHIIPLVLFLCAFVLWAFSSAPTTSINNMQT is encoded by the coding sequence ATGCAGAGGTTACAGATTAGTTCTCGACCATCCGAAGAGTTTCTGATTAACCTCTTGCCGGATTCTTCAAGCCACGACGACCTCGTGGTCTACGACGTCGCCAAGAAGGACCTGATGCTTCACAACAACAGTTACAGGTCCGCTAATGGAGAGAGAGCTATTCACATAATCCCTCTTGTTCTCTTTCTATGTGCGTTTGTTTTATGGGCTTTTTCAAGTGCTCCTACTACTAGCATTAATAACATGCAAACGTAG